AGAACCATTCCCTTTGAAAAACTTCAAAAATGGCGACAAAGCTTCATCTTCTTTAGAACCTCTCTCTGATTCCCTAACAACCTCATTTTTTGCAGTAGTTGGTGAAGGCTTGTGGCGCAACTCAAGCTTAGCATGCTCTTGGTCTTGGGTCCCTTCACCATCAAGAGCTTCGTGAGATGACTGATTACTAGAAAAGCCATCAAATTTCTCACTCATCGAGGAAAATTCAACATGGGCAGCTctcaaaattgaaaatttatcGCGTTCTGTATATGGGAGTTTCATGGGGTTTCTATGGAAATTGTTGCGAAAAGCAGTGACATGGCTAAGAGGTAAAGTCCAAttgggaaagcagagagactTACATGGACAAAGAATCAATGGCATCTTCGTATTGTTGACACAGTTTAAGAGCTACGAGGTTCGGTTCAGTTCTGAGTTTCTGAGTTGCATGTGAACTAGTTCTATGTTCTATTCTATCCTCTTTAGCTTTCTTCTCCCACTTCAGTCaaaaattttgtgaaatttATTGTGATTTACTgattttgtttaaaatttatatatttactttttcttgtttgtttgaaaaatattattatatttaagaTAGATAATAGGTGATTAATTTGTCATTAGTTTGTTATTGTTCAAATTTTTATGATCAATAAAAGTAAATGGTAAAAATGTAAATTAACCATTACAGAATATTTGAGTCattcttttcttctctctcaaTTATCTTTAATTTCACTAATAATTCTCTTAATATTTCATGTAAATCCCTAATTTCATACCATGTCACCATCAAAGCACCGTGGCCGCTATATTGTATTTAAAGTAAGATTATGAACTCTAAATCTAGATTCATtcactttttcttcttgtttcattGTTTATGAGATTTATTGTTTGTGATTAATTTGGCAAAAACAATTTAAATGCTAACACACACTGAATGTACTTGTACTTTATAAatactatattttatttttactctttttgTCAGTTTTCTTTGCTCAGAAAAAAATCTATGAATAATCTTGTTTACACTTATTCTTATATGTCAAAAAACCTTCTCGCTTATTATAACATAACTAGTTGATTGAGAATAATAGATGCTTCTTTTTCTTGATAGTAATTTGTATTCTACAGTTTTACTTCTGATTTTCTTTTCAGTTTTTTTGGTAGTTAACTAAATACTTGTCTTcttcatttttatatttgatcTACATGATGATTTTCAACAAGAttggtatttttttttagatataGTTCACTAAACAAAACTATAATGATTTCTCTAAGCACTTTCATTTCTGTTTCTTCTTagcattttcttttgatttattGTTAACTTGTTATGCTTTTAGTTCCAACAACACATTGTAAGAGTGTTTATAGCTTAgcaaaacttaaaattaaataaatttattcgaTTAAATTACACAATCAAGTTATGATGAAGGTTTGAAAgcctttttatttaaatatataaactaCGTATATATAGTGATTGATTTTCTCAGTCTCTTTCAAAATGCAACCTTGTACGGTACGTTACACTAAGGAAAGGAACTAAGAGGCGGAGAGAACCGCGGCATGAACCTCAACATTCCAAGAAACATTCCACAAAACCACCTTCAGAATCTGAAGATAACCCTGAGCTGCATGACGAGCACTTCGATGAAAAACGCAACTTGGTATGCATTCTTTGCTTGTTTCTACTTCTACAATGttgctttattttatttacatgtTTCTTCAGTAACTTTGCATTATCAGCTTTGTtgatagattgtagatttggtATAGAGTTATAATCCAAATAGCAGATGAATCATCTCCTTCAATTTATGcattaatatatgtatatacatgTATGCATTTACTGATAAATAAACATTTGTTGATGTGTATTCTCTAGCAAGATTTGTGGAGAGAAGTATTCCTTGTTGGAACAGAGGTTTGTTTGTTGGattgttagatgatttgactaatttgactaaattttcaccTAACGGCTCTCAGATATCAATTTCACATAAAGTCGAtttcacctgagttttcacctttTGATAATAGAAAACTTGAAGTTTTCACTATATTATTAAAAATGCTCCAATTCTCTTATGAAAAAACAGGTAGTGTCACCTTTTCCTCCATCTGATAAAATTGGGATTATCTCTGTTCAGAGAGAGACTGAAGAGATTATTCCCATGAAACAAATGAAAATGGATTGGATTCCATACATCCCCTCAGAGGATCGGTACACATTTTAATTCGTCTACCCTCGGAATTGTTTTATTCATATTGTTGTGAAATTTTTGGTTATTCCTGAATTTGCCTTCTTCAACATTGACAGATTGAAATCTCAAATATTTATCTTGAGTTGCACCCAAAGGAGGTATGCCATCATCTTTGATTCAAATACCTTAGTATAGTATCAGTAGCTTGTTTCAGAATTCAGGTTGGAAAATgataatattttattgattagAGAAGTTCTGATTTTATGTGTGATATATTCAATGTGATGCAGGGCTGCTTTGAAACATTTAAAGTTGGATCAAGTGAAAAAGTATGAGTATTGCTTGCCATGTGAGTAGTAATTAGTTTGAGGCTTAACTTCTTAATTATTGATCACACTATGTTGTATATTTCCTATCAGATAGAACAAGGAATATTTGATTAATTTGTTTCCTTTAACTGTCATTCTTTTTTAAGATTTCTACCATCCATTCAAGGAAGATGAACTTGAACAAAGTACTGAGGTTCAAATACTATTTCCAACAGAGCCAAAGCCGGTAATTAttattaggtttaattattctgccGGTTCTCagtttcaccaaattttcataGACGATatcaaattttgtaattaagtctCTACCATGATAAAAATATTGGAATTAACGGAATATTCTGTTAAACTATACAGAATATGCAGTCAAGTGTTAAGCATATTCGTTTTGTTTAATAGAATATTATGTTAATTCCAATGTTTTTGTCACGGTAGagacttaattacaaaatctgATATAATATGGagacttaattgaaaagaaaaaaaagtatagggacctaattgaaaattcagtaaaactataaggaccaacagaataattaaatcttgTTATTATACAAATtgttagttaaaaattttaacagtGTTTGTGTGTTGCTTGAGATCCCCATTTTTGCATGACATGTTTAGATACATTTGTTTATTTTGCAGGTCTTTTGTTCATTTGATTGGAAGTTCAATGATCTTGAGGTAAAGGCAGATTAACTTTCTAATGTTTATGATTCTGTCAGGTTCAACTTTCTAAGTAGAAGATAAATTTTTAAGTAGAAACTAGAAAAGCATTGACATTTCTTGCTTTATAATAATATTCCACACAGGAGTTCAGTGATGAGCTCATAAAAGATGAGGAATTATCAGCAGATCAAAAAGATGAGTTCAAGGTAGGAATACATGCATGCAAGTTTTTCAACTAATTTTTTCAACTTGATTTCAATGGCTgattctctttcttttttgttataGGATTTTGTGAAGGAAAAAGTACAAGAAGCAAAGAAAGCTAATAA
The genomic region above belongs to Arachis stenosperma cultivar V10309 chromosome 5, arast.V10309.gnm1.PFL2, whole genome shotgun sequence and contains:
- the LOC130979134 gene encoding protein HEAT INTOLERANT 4-like; translated protein: MSPSKHRGRYIVFKSLSKCNLVRYVTLRKGTKRRREPRHEPQHSKKHSTKPPSESEDNPELHDEHFDEKRNLVVSPFPPSDKIGIISVQRETEEIIPMKQMKMDWIPYIPSEDRYTNIDRLKSQIFILSCTQRRAALKHLKLDQVKKYEYCLPYFYHPFKEDELEQSTEVQILFPTEPKPVFCSFDWKFNDLEEFSDELIKDEELSADQKDEFKDFVKEKVQEAKKANKEAREARRKAIEEMSEETKVAFENMRFYKFYPVQSPDSPPVSKKCHVINRYYGKAHEYL